One part of the Sander vitreus isolate 19-12246 chromosome 10, sanVit1, whole genome shotgun sequence genome encodes these proteins:
- the slu7 gene encoding pre-mRNA-splicing factor SLU7: MTEQATDVVVGVGVSSEGIVGLDEPKKMTREDWRKKKELEEQRKLGNAPAEVDEEGKDINPHIPQYISSVPWYIDPSKRPTLKHQRPQDEIEAQYSSIGEWYKRGVQETAVATKYRKGACENCGAMTHKKKDCLERPRKVGAKYTGTSIAPDEHSQLQLDLDYDGKRDRWNGYDPEDHQRIVEEYAKVDLAKRTLKAHKLQDELASGKLDHAEREHDSEDEDEDKYADDIDMPGQNFDSKRRITVRNLRIREDTAKYLRNLDPNSAYYDPKTRAMRENPYSNTGMNPDEVGYAGDNFARYSGATVTMAQTQLFAWEAYERGSEVHLQADPTKLELLHRSFKVKKEDFKEKQRDSILEKYGGEEHLDAPPRELLLAQTEDYVEYSRHGAVLKGLEKAVARSKYEEDVLINNHTCIWGSFWKDGFWGYKCCHSMVKQSYCTGETGIGINYTDCAPFEEGLMEPPEEEEPKSLLEMHRDKMMKEKKKKKKSKKNKKHGSDGSDSEDEEKKKKEKLKKALEAEDKWVKHIETIMQVDERKRPYSSLQEVKAPTEEEMEAFRMKRCREDDPMAPFLGQ, encoded by the exons ATGACCGAGCAGGCGACTGACGTGGTCGTTGGCGTTGGCGTCAGCTCGGAGGGGATCGTGGGCCTGGATGAGCCCAAGAAGATGACCAGGGAGgactggaggaagaagaaggagctGGAGGAGCAGAGGAAGCTGGGAAACGCTCCAGCTGAAGTGGACGAGGAGGGAAA GGACATAAACCCTCACATCCCACAGTATATTTCATCGGTGCCATGGTACATCGACCCATCCAAAAGGCCCACACTAAAGCATCAGAGGCCACAGGATGAAATTGAGGCACAATACTCATCCATTGGAGAGTGGTACAAGAGAGGCGTGCAAGAG ACTGCTGTCGCCACTAAATATCGTAAGGGAGCTTGTGAAAACTGTGGTGCCATGACACACAAGAAGAAGGATTGCTTGGAG CGACCCAGAAAAGTTGGGGCGAAGTACACAGGCACCAGCATAGCTCCAGATGAACACAGCCAGTTACAGCTCGACTTGGACTACGATGGGAAGCGAGATCGCTGGAACGGGTATGACCCTGAGGATCATCAGCGCATCGTGGAAGAGTACGCCAAAGTAGATCTG GCCAAAAGGACACTGAAGGCACACAAGCTTCAGGATGAGTTGGCATCCGGAAAACTGGACCACGCT GAGCGGGAACACGACAGTGAGGATGAAGATGAGGATAAATATGCAGACGACATCGACATGCCTGGTCAGAACTTTGACTCCAAGAGACGAATCACTGTTAGAAATCTGCGTATCAGAGAAGACACAGCTAAA TACTTGAGGAATTTGGATCCAAATTCAGCATATTATGATCCAAAGACTCGAGCAATGAGGGAGAACCCCTACTCCAACACTGGCATGAACCCCGACGA GGTTGGGTATGCTGGAGACAACTTTGCTCGCTATAGTGGGGCCACCGTCACCATGGCTCAAACACAGT TGTTTGCCTGGGAGGCCTATGAGAGAGGCTCTGAGGTGCATCTGCAGGCCGACCCCACCAAGCTGGAGCTGCTCCACCGCTCCTTTAAGGTCAAGAAGGAGGACtttaaagagaaacagagggacAGCATTCTAGAGAAG TATGGTGGTGAAGAGCACTTGGATGCACCGCCACGGGAGCTGCTGTTGGCCCAGACGGAGGACTACGTGGAGTACTCTCGACACGGTGCTGTACTGAAGGGGCTTGAGAAGGCCGTGGCTCGCTCCAAGTATGAGGAGGACGTGCTCATCAACAACCACACT TGTATTTGGGGCTCTTTCTGGAAGGATGGCTTCTGGGGATACAAGTGTTGTCACTCCATGGTCAAACAAAGTTATTGCACAGGAGAGACTGGAATTGGAATA AACTACACAGACTGTGCTCCATTCGAAGAGGGACTGATGGAGCCACCGGAGGAAGAAGAGCCCAAGTCCCTGCTGGAA ATGCATCGAGATAAAATgatgaaagagaagaagaagaaaaagaagagcaaGAAGAACAAGAAGCACGGCTCTGACGGCAGCGATTCAGAGgatgaggagaagaagaagaaagagaagctGAAGAAG GCACTAGAAGCAGAGGACAAGTGGGTGAAGCACATTGAGACAATAATGCAGGTGGATGAGAGGAAGAGGCCGTACAGCAGCTTGCAGGAAGTGAAGGCGCCCactgaggaggagatggaggccTTCCGCATGAAACGCTGCCGGGAAGATGATCCCATGGCTCCCTTCTTAGGACAGTGA
- the c1qtnf2 gene encoding uncharacterized protein c1qtnf2, with amino-acid sequence MPMGHNFSTVTIMLQMCVMLCLVSVVFSQTYPLPKKGHNITIHSSQLVCSLPGPPGPAGNPGAPGSPGAMGPMGPPGKDGPDGKDGEKGEKGDGGDPGRTGNPGKPGVKGREGVIGRAGPRGLKGPRGAPGIAGKRGKKGELGDVGQPGAQGGCNCGNAARSAFSVAVTKSYPKERLPIRFSRILLNEGNHYNASSGKFVCEVPGVYYFTYDITLANKHLAIGLVHNGQYKIKTFDANTGNHDVASGSTVLHLQQSDQVWLQIFYSEQNGLFFDPFWTDSTFTGFLIYADQDYLTEADRKANAKDDS; translated from the exons ATGCCCATGGGTCATAACTTCTCAACTG TGACCATCATGCTCCAGATGTGTGTCATGCTGTGTTTGGTGTCAGTTGTCTTCTCCCAAACATATCCCTTGCCCAAGAAAGGTCACAACATAACCATCCACTCCTCCCAGCTGGTCTGCAGTCTGCCAGGCCCACCGGGGCCTGCCGGGAACCCCGGAGCCCCTGGATCACCAGGGGCCATGGGTCCCATGGGTCCGCCGGGGAAGGATGGCCCAGATGGGAAGGATGGAGAGAAGGGAGAAAAGGGAGATGGAG GTGATCCAGGGAGGACAGGGAACCCAGGCAAGCCAGGTGTGAAAGGGCGTGAAGGTGTCATCGGCAGGGCTGGACCTCGAGGACTGAAGGGGCCACGAGGAGCACCAGGGATAGCTGGAAAacgaggaaaaaaaggagagctGGGTGATGTGGGCCAGCCAGGAGCTCAAGGAGGGTGTAATTGTGGCAATGCGGCCCGATCAGCCTTCTCTGTGGCGGTGACAAAGAGCTACCCTAAAGAGCGATTGCCCATCCGCTTCAGCCGGATTCTGCTGAATGAGGGGAATCACTACAACGCCAGCAGTGGGAAGTTTGTTTGTGAGGTCCCTGGGGTCTATTATTTCACATATGATATCACTCTGGCAAATAAGCACCTGGCCATTGGGCTGGTCCACAATGGACAGTACAAGATCAAGACATTTGATGCAAACACAGGGAACCATGATGTGGCGTCTGGTTCTACTGTTCTCCACCTGCAGCAGTCAGACCAGGTGTGGCTTCAGATCTTCTACTCGGAGCAGAATGGACTCTTCTTTGACCCTTTCTGGACAGACAGCACCTTCACTGGCTTTCTTATCTATGCTGACCAGGACTATCTCACTGAGGCTGATAGAAAAGCTAATGCTAAAGATGACAGTTAA